A window of Bacteroidota bacterium contains these coding sequences:
- the eno gene encoding phosphopyruvate hydratase has product MPHIEEVIAREILDSRGNPTLEVELYTDEGILGRASVPSGASTGEHEAVELRDGDPDRYGGKGVRRAIESVQNEIAEAIVGMSVFEQVRIDRTLIELDGTPNKSRLGANAILGVSLAAAKAAAATLNQPLFQYLGGPMARTLPVPLMNILNGGRHATNNVDFQEFMIAPAGADSFSEALRMGVEVFHALRKVLEERHYSTAVGDEGGFAPNLKSNEEAIALILQAIEAAGYEPGQDVFIALDPAMSELWDRRQGRYVLAKSTGEALSAEDLVRFWERWVERYPILSIEDGMAEDDWEGWKLLTEALGNRVQLVGDDLFVTSTRRLHRGILQGVANAILIKPNQIGTLTETWEAVQMAHRAGYAAIMSHRSGETEDTVIADLAVATECGQIKAGSASRSERLAKYNQLLRLEEMLEDTARFAGRNAFRILQ; this is encoded by the coding sequence ATGCCACATATCGAGGAGGTGATCGCGCGCGAGATCCTGGATTCGCGCGGAAACCCCACCTTGGAGGTAGAGCTCTACACAGACGAAGGCATCTTGGGACGGGCCTCGGTGCCCAGCGGGGCCTCTACGGGCGAACACGAGGCGGTCGAGTTGCGCGACGGCGACCCGGACCGCTATGGGGGTAAAGGCGTGCGCCGTGCGATCGAAAGCGTGCAGAACGAGATCGCCGAGGCCATCGTGGGTATGAGCGTCTTTGAACAAGTGCGCATCGACCGCACGCTCATCGAGCTAGACGGCACTCCGAACAAATCCCGTCTCGGGGCCAACGCCATCCTGGGGGTCTCGCTGGCTGCGGCCAAGGCCGCGGCCGCCACGCTCAACCAGCCCCTGTTTCAGTATCTGGGCGGCCCTATGGCTCGTACGCTGCCCGTTCCGCTCATGAACATCCTCAACGGTGGTCGCCATGCCACGAACAACGTGGATTTTCAGGAGTTCATGATCGCGCCCGCCGGCGCGGATTCCTTCTCAGAGGCGCTGCGAATGGGGGTGGAGGTCTTCCATGCCCTGCGCAAGGTGCTCGAAGAGCGTCATTACAGCACCGCCGTGGGCGATGAGGGAGGTTTTGCTCCGAACCTCAAGTCCAATGAAGAGGCCATCGCGCTCATCCTGCAGGCCATAGAGGCCGCTGGCTACGAGCCCGGTCAGGACGTCTTCATCGCCTTGGATCCGGCCATGAGCGAACTCTGGGACCGTCGCCAGGGCCGCTATGTGCTCGCCAAGTCGACGGGCGAGGCCCTTTCCGCCGAGGACCTGGTGCGCTTCTGGGAGCGCTGGGTGGAGCGCTATCCGATCCTGTCGATCGAAGACGGCATGGCCGAAGACGACTGGGAGGGCTGGAAGCTGCTAACCGAGGCCTTGGGAAACCGGGTGCAGCTGGTCGGGGATGATCTGTTCGTGACCAGCACCCGCCGGCTGCACCGGGGCATCCTGCAGGGGGTGGCCAACGCGATTCTGATCAAGCCCAACCAGATCGGCACGCTCACCGAGACCTGGGAGGCCGTGCAGATGGCCCACCGGGCCGGATACGCGGCCATCATGAGCCATCGCTCCGGGGAGACCGAGGACACCGTGATCGCGGACCTGGCCGTGGCCACCGAGTGCGGGCAGATCAAGGCTGGGTCCGCTTCTCGATCGGAGCGCCTGGCCAAGTACAACCAGCTTTTGCGCCTGGAGGAGATGCTTGAGGATACGGCTCGTTTCGCGGGCCGAAACGCGTTTCGCATCCTCCAATAA